In Fusobacterium sp. IOR10, a single genomic region encodes these proteins:
- the sstT gene encoding serine/threonine transporter SstT, producing the protein MFDKWKELSLVKKIIIGLVVGILLAIIAPEKLQPIELFGTLFVGALKAVAPILVFFLVISAVAQHKPGQKTNMKSVVSLYLIGTLSAGIVSVVASFLFKVKITLVEGVQSISPPSGVSEVLKKLLLNLVDNPINALGNANYIGILVWALLLGIALKHAPDSTKIMVSNFSDALSQIVKWVIGLAPFGIAGLVFTSISTSGLSSLLQYGRLLALLLGAMGFMALVINPLIAFVMIKENPYPLVFKCLRQSGITAFFTRSSAANIPVNMELCEELNLDKDMYSVSIPLGATINMAGAAITISILTLAAVNTLGIRVDFGTAVILSVLSAVSACGASGVAGGSLLLIPLACSLFGIPNDVAMQVVGVGFIIGVIQDSAETGLNSSTDVLFTAVAEFAKWKREGRKININPIKAK; encoded by the coding sequence ATGTTTGATAAATGGAAAGAATTAAGTTTAGTTAAAAAAATTATAATAGGGTTGGTAGTGGGTATTCTTCTTGCAATTATTGCTCCAGAAAAATTACAACCAATTGAACTATTTGGAACATTGTTTGTTGGGGCCTTAAAAGCTGTTGCTCCAATTTTAGTATTTTTCTTAGTAATTTCAGCTGTTGCACAACACAAACCTGGACAAAAGACAAATATGAAATCAGTTGTTAGTTTATATTTGATTGGGACTCTTTCTGCTGGAATAGTTTCTGTAGTTGCTAGTTTCTTATTTAAAGTTAAAATTACATTGGTAGAAGGTGTTCAAAGTATTTCACCACCAAGTGGTGTATCAGAAGTATTAAAAAAATTATTATTGAATCTTGTTGATAACCCAATTAATGCATTGGGAAATGCTAACTATATTGGAATTTTAGTTTGGGCTCTTCTTTTAGGAATTGCTTTAAAACATGCTCCAGATTCAACAAAAATTATGGTATCTAATTTTTCAGATGCCCTTTCTCAAATTGTTAAATGGGTAATTGGTTTAGCTCCATTTGGAATTGCTGGATTAGTATTTACATCTATATCAACTAGTGGACTATCATCATTGTTACAATACGGTAGATTACTTGCTCTTTTATTAGGAGCTATGGGATTTATGGCTTTAGTAATCAATCCATTAATTGCATTTGTTATGATTAAAGAGAATCCTTATCCTTTAGTTTTTAAATGTTTAAGACAAAGTGGAATTACTGCTTTCTTCACAAGAAGTTCTGCAGCAAATATTCCTGTTAATATGGAATTATGTGAAGAATTAAATCTTGATAAAGATATGTATTCTGTTTCTATTCCTCTTGGAGCTACAATTAATATGGCTGGTGCTGCAATCACTATCTCAATATTAACTTTAGCTGCTGTTAATACACTAGGAATTAGAGTTGATTTTGGAACTGCAGTTATACTAAGTGTTTTGTCTGCTGTTAGTGCTTGCGGAGCTTCTGGAGTTGCTGGTGGATCTCTTTTACTAATACCATTAGCATGTAGTTTATTTGGAATTCCAAATGATGTTGCTATGCAAGTTGTTGGAGTTGGATTCATTATTGGAGTAATACAAGATTCAGCTGAAACTGGTTTAAATTCTTCTACAGATGTTTTATTTACAGCTGTTGCAGAATTTGCAAAGTGGAAAAGAGAAGGAAGAAAAATAAATATTAATCCAATTAAAGCAAAATAA